CAACACCCACCCAGACACACTGACTCTGATCCCCCCGACAACCATCACCGAGCCCCCGACAACCATCCCCGAGCCCCCGACAACCATCCCCGAGCCCCCGACAACCATCCCCGATCCCCCGACAACCATCCCCGATCCCCCGACAACCATCCCCGATCCCCCGACAACCATCCCCGAGCGCCCGACAACCATCCCCGATCCCCCCGACAACCATCCCTCCACCTTCACACACTCTAATCTCTGACTACCAGCCCTGCTCTTGGGACCCGTTACCCAGGCTGCCCCTGCTGGGGGGGGGCGCCTCAGGGCTCCACACGTCCAGTGTTTTTGTCAGAGCTCTCAGGGGAGagggtgtacgtgtgtgtgtgtgtgtgtgtgtgtgtgtgtgtgtgtgtgtgtgtgtgtgtgtgtgtgtgtgtgtgtgtgtgtgtgtgtgtgtgtgtgtgtgtggtattatcCTGTCAGTTCTCTCAACGGACCTCCGGGCCTCAGACCGTAGTCTAGGTTACCGGCGACTGCCGCTCTGCTTCACAGATGAAACGTTTACCACAGGTCGATAAAACATGAAGTACGATTGTAGCTGCCATTTCACAAACAGATCAAACCAGTCTGTGAAGCTCCCCTTCTTCcacccctggcctggcctggcctgtagtAGTCATGTGTGGAGCTAACTGTTGTGTGGCGCTAACTGTTGTGTGGCGCTAACTGTTGTGTGGGAGCTAACTGTTGTGTGGGAGCTAACTGTTGTGTGGCGCTAACTGTTGTGTGGAGCTAACTGTTGTGTGGGAACTAACTGTTGTGTGGAGCTAACTGTTGTGTGGGAACTAACTGTTGTGTGGCGCTAACTGTTGTGTGGGAGCTAACTGTTGTGTGGGAGCTAGCTGTTGTGTGGCGCTAACTGTTGTGTGGGCGCTAACCGTTGTGTGGGAGCTAACTGTTGTGTGGGAGCTAGCTGTTGTGTGGAGCTAACTGTTGTGTGGGCGCTAACTGTTGTGTGGGAGCTAACTGTTGTGTGGGCGCTAACTGTTGTGTGGAGCTAACTGTTGTGTGGGAGCTAACTGTTGTGTGGCGCTAACTGTTGTGTGGGAGCTAACTGTTGTGTGGCGCTAACTGTTGTGTGGAGCTAACTGTTGTGTGGGAACTAACTGTTGTGTGGAGCTAACTGTTGTGTGGGAACTAACTGTTGTGTGGCGCTAACTGTTGTGTGGGAGCTAACTGTTGTGTGGGAGCTAGCTGTTTTGTGGCGCTAACTGTTGTGTGGGCGCTAACCGTTGTGTGGGAGCTAACTGTTGTGTGGAGCTAACTGTTGTGTGGAGCTAACTGTTGTGTGGGCGCTAACTGTTGTGTGGGCGCTAACTGTTGTGTGGGAGCTAGCTGTTGTGTGGCGCTAACTGTTGTGTGGGCGCTAACTGTTGTGTGGGCGCTAACTGTTGTGTGGGAGCTAGCTGTTGTGTGGAGCTAACTGTTGTGTGGGCGCTAACTGTTGTGTGGGAGCTAACTGTTGTGTGGGCGCTAACTGTTGTGTGGAGCTAACTGTTGTGTGGGAGCTAACTGTTGTGTGGAGCCAAC
This genomic stretch from Salmo salar chromosome ssa26, Ssal_v3.1, whole genome shotgun sequence harbors:
- the LOC106591621 gene encoding myelin-associated oligodendrocyte basic protein, whose product is MRAHHYLSSIVALAEKTTQERDELVYMASSLEQDKQGVISRIVDDMVRLGKLQEKVKVRQRQHPPRHTDSDPPDNHHRAPDNHPRAPDNHPRAPDNHPRSPDNHPRSPDNHPRSPDNHPRAPDNHPRSPRQPSLHLHTL